In the Mastacembelus armatus chromosome 17, fMasArm1.2, whole genome shotgun sequence genome, one interval contains:
- the LOC113134586 gene encoding acyl-coenzyme A thioesterase 1-like, which produces MSSQVRLRLLPSARCLFDQPVQVKVEGLRSRQVVTMRARSMDEKGVVFSSSTTYRADGSGKIDLLRDPSLSGSYVGVEPMGLLWSMKADALHKRFQKSCALNPHVVKFSVHEEDREDRMLAEVTNERLLIGDGVSRVLVKGRNFQGVLFTPPGEGPFPAVLDLCTLMSEKRASLLASRGFMVLTVPVYTDHPENIKQMHLDHFKEAVDFLQQQPKVGSTGVGIMARSKGGDIALSLAAFVSGVKAVVSINGCNAVARVPLYYQNHQIISPLRSDITKIITTESGASIIKYGLGDPLAEENKDSLVPIEQAKGHFLFVASEDDLNWDSKAYMDQMVERLKYHGKENFETLCYPGAGHLLEPPYGTYCPSSFHWILHHVVLWGGEARAHAEAEVHLWSKIQEFFRTHLSCDAAQTKPKL; this is translated from the exons ATGTCCTCCcaagtcagactgaggctgctgccgagtgccagatgtttgtttgaccagcctgttcaggtgaaggtggaggggctgaggtcgaggcaggtggtcaCCATGAGAGCCAGATCAATGGACGAGAAAGGAGTGGTGTTCAGCTCCTCAACCACCTACAGGGCTGATGGGAGCGGGAAGATAGACCTGCTCAGAGACCCCTCACTCAGTGGGAGCTACGTTGGGGTTGAACCCATGGGTCTGCTGTGGTCGATGAAGGCAGACGCCTTACACAAAAGGTTCCAAAAATCATGTGCACTAAATCCCCATGTGGTGAAGTTCTCTGTGcatgaggaggacagggaggacaggatgttGGCAGAGGTGACCAATGAGAGGCTTCTGATTGGAGACGGGGTCAGCCGGGTTCTTGTCAAAGGGAGGAATTTTCAGGGAGTCCTGTTTACTCCCCCAG GAGAAGGtccatttcctgcagtgttggatCTCTGCACCTTAATGTCTGAGAAAAGAGCCAGTCTGCTGGCCAGCAGAGGGTTTATGGTTCTGACTGTACCAGTTTACACTGACCACCCTGAGAATATCAAACAGATGCATCTGGaccattttaaagaagcagtggattttttacaacaacaaccaaaagtGGGCAGTACAGGAGTTGGCATAATGGCACGATCAAAGGGAGGTGATATCGCACTTTCACTTGCTGCGTTTGTATCAGGTGTTAAAGCTGTAGTGTCCATTAATGGCTGCAATGCTGTTGCACGTGTTCCTCTTTATTATCAGAATCATCAAATCATCTCACCCTTAAGGTCTGACATCACTAAGATCATTACCACTGAGTCAGGAGCTAGCATAATCAAGTATGGTCTTGGAGATCCCCTGGCAGAGGAGAACAAGGACAGCCTGGTCCCCATTGAACAAGCCAAgggacattttctctttgtggcTTCAGAGGATGACCTTAACTGGGACAGCAAGGCTTACATGGACCAGATGGTGGAGAGACTGAAGTACCATGGGAAGGAGAACTTTGAGACTCTGTGTTACCCCGGAGCTGGACACCTGCTAGAGCCACCTTATGGTACATACTGCCCCTCCAGCTTTCATTGGATACTTCACCATGTAGTCCTGTGGGGGGGTGAAGCCAGGGCCCATGCTGAAGCTGAAGTCCACCTGTGGTCAAAGATCCAGGAGTTCTTCAGAACTcacctgagctgtgatgctgcacaaactaaACCCAAGTTATAG